One genomic segment of Rhizobium favelukesii includes these proteins:
- a CDS encoding malonate--CoA ligase yields MSNHLFDAMRAAAPGDAPFIRIDSTRTWTYNDALALSGRIASAMDTLGIRPGDRVAVQVEKSAEALILYLACIRSGAIYLPLNTAYPLAELDYFIGDAEPRLVVVSSAARGGVEKISKPHGAIVETLDADGSGSLLDLARDEPADFIDASRSADDLAAILYTSGTTGRSKGAMLTHGNLLSNALTLRDYWRVTADDRLIHALPIFHTHGLFVATNVTLLAGASMYLLSKFDSEEILSLMPQATMLMGVPTFYVRLLQSPRLDRGAVASIRLFISGSAPLLAETHTEFQARTGHAILERYGMTETNMNTSNPYKGKRIAGTVGFPLPGVTVRVTDPATGLVLSPEETGMIEIKGPNVFKGYWRIPEKTAAEFTADGFFISGDLGKIDREGYVHIVGRGKDLVISGGYNIYPREVEGEIDQIEGVVESAVIGVPHPDFGEGVTAVVVRKPGASIDEKTIVSALQDRLARYKQPKRIIFADDLPRNTMGKVQKNILRQQYADLYTRA; encoded by the coding sequence GTGAGCAACCATCTTTTCGATGCCATGCGGGCCGCCGCGCCCGGTGACGCGCCGTTCATCCGGATCGATAGCACTCGCACATGGACCTACAATGACGCGCTCGCGCTTTCTGGTCGCATTGCCAGCGCGATGGACACGCTTGGCATTCGCCCCGGCGACCGAGTTGCGGTGCAAGTCGAGAAAAGCGCCGAAGCCCTGATTCTCTATCTCGCCTGCATTCGAAGCGGCGCGATCTACCTGCCGCTCAACACCGCCTATCCGCTGGCTGAGCTCGATTACTTTATCGGCGATGCAGAGCCGCGCTTGGTGGTTGTTTCGTCGGCTGCTCGGGGGGGCGTCGAGAAAATCTCCAAGCCTCACGGCGCGATCGTCGAAACGCTCGATGCCGACGGCAGCGGCTCGTTGCTGGATCTCGCACGCGATGAGCCGGCCGACTTTATCGATGCCTCGCGCTCCGCAGACGATCTGGCTGCGATCCTCTACACGTCGGGGACGACCGGACGCTCCAAGGGGGCGATGCTCACGCATGGAAACCTGCTCTCGAACGCCCTGACATTGCGAGACTATTGGCGCGTCACCGCCGATGATCGGTTGATCCATGCCTTGCCGATCTTCCACACGCATGGGCTGTTCGTCGCCACCAACGTCACATTGCTCGCCGGCGCCTCGATGTACCTGCTGTCGAAGTTCGATTCAGAGGAGATCCTGTCGCTGATGCCGCAGGCAACGATGCTGATGGGCGTGCCGACCTTCTACGTGCGCCTCCTGCAAAGCCCGCGCCTCGACAGAGGGGCGGTCGCCAGCATCCGCCTCTTCATTTCCGGTTCGGCTCCACTGCTGGCAGAAACCCATACCGAGTTCCAGGCCCGCACCGGTCACGCCATTCTCGAGCGCTACGGCATGACGGAAACCAATATGAACACGTCGAACCCCTATAAGGGAAAACGGATTGCCGGAACCGTCGGTTTCCCGCTGCCGGGCGTCACTGTGCGCGTCACCGATCCCGCCACCGGGCTCGTGCTGTCGCCTGAAGAGACGGGCATGATCGAGATCAAGGGGCCGAACGTCTTTAAGGGCTATTGGCGCATTCCGGAAAAGACGGCGGCCGAATTCACTGCCGACGGTTTCTTCATCAGCGGCGATCTCGGCAAGATCGACCGGGAAGGCTATGTCCACATCGTCGGTCGCGGCAAGGATCTGGTGATTTCGGGTGGATACAACATCTATCCGAGGGAGGTCGAAGGCGAGATCGATCAGATCGAGGGTGTGGTTGAGAGCGCTGTGATCGGAGTGCCGCATCCCGATTTCGGAGAAGGCGTAACCGCTGTCGTCGTGCGCAAGCCCGGCGCGAGCATCGATGAAAAGACCATCGTCAGCGCCCTCCAAGACCGTCTTGCACGCTACAAACAACCCAAGCGCATCATCTTCGCGGACGACCTGCCGCGAAACACGATGGGCAAGGTTCAGAAAAACATCCTGCGGCAGCAATACGCCGATCTTTACACGAGGGCGTAA
- a CDS encoding SLC13 family permease, which translates to MGIELLAIGLLVAMFIIATIQPINMGALAFAGAFVLGSMIIGMKTTDIFSGFPSDLFLPLVAVTYLFAIPQINGTIDWLVECAVRLVRGRIALIPWVMFLVAAIITGFGALGPAAVAILAPVALSFAVQYRIHPVMMGLMVIHGAQAGGFSPISIYGGITNQIVAKAGLPFAPTSLFLASFFFNLAIAVLVFFVFGGAKVMKQKAASSGPLPELHPEGVSASIRGHGGTPAKPIREHAYGTTADTATTLRLNNERVTTLIGLTALGTGALVFKFNVGLVAMTVAVVLELLSPKTQKAAIDKVSWSTVLLIAGIITYVGVMEKAGTVDYVANAVSSLGMPLLVALLLCFTVAIVSAFASSTALLGAIIPLAVPFLLQGHVSAIGVVVAIAISTTIVDTSPFSTNGALVVANAPDDRRERVLRQLLIYSALIAIIGPIVAWAVFVVPGVV; encoded by the coding sequence ATGGGTATTGAACTATTGGCCATAGGCCTGCTGGTCGCTATGTTCATCATTGCGACGATCCAGCCGATCAACATGGGAGCGCTCGCCTTTGCCGGCGCTTTCGTGCTCGGCTCGATGATCATCGGGATGAAAACCACAGACATTTTCTCAGGCTTTCCGAGTGATCTATTCCTGCCGCTCGTCGCCGTCACCTATCTGTTTGCCATCCCGCAGATCAACGGCACGATCGACTGGCTCGTCGAATGTGCCGTGCGACTGGTGCGCGGGCGGATTGCTCTGATACCCTGGGTCATGTTCCTCGTCGCGGCCATCATCACCGGCTTCGGGGCCCTTGGGCCTGCGGCGGTCGCAATCCTGGCACCCGTCGCTCTGAGCTTTGCCGTGCAGTACCGCATTCACCCGGTCATGATGGGTCTGATGGTAATCCATGGCGCGCAGGCAGGCGGCTTTTCGCCGATCAGCATCTACGGCGGAATCACCAACCAGATCGTTGCGAAGGCCGGCCTGCCTTTCGCTCCGACCTCGCTGTTTCTCGCCAGCTTCTTCTTCAATCTGGCGATCGCGGTGCTGGTCTTCTTCGTTTTCGGCGGCGCAAAGGTGATGAAACAAAAAGCGGCTTCGTCCGGCCCCCTGCCAGAGCTGCATCCCGAAGGTGTATCGGCATCGATCAGGGGTCATGGCGGCACACCTGCAAAACCGATCCGGGAGCATGCATACGGTACGACGGCTGATACCGCGACGACGTTGCGCCTGAACAATGAGAGAGTTACCACCTTGATCGGCCTGACGGCGCTCGGCACCGGCGCCCTGGTTTTTAAGTTCAACGTTGGCCTCGTCGCCATGACCGTCGCCGTCGTCCTGGAACTGCTGTCGCCGAAGACCCAGAAGGCGGCGATCGACAAGGTAAGCTGGTCGACCGTGCTGCTGATTGCCGGCATCATCACCTATGTCGGAGTCATGGAAAAAGCTGGGACAGTAGATTACGTCGCAAACGCCGTCTCCAGCCTGGGCATGCCGCTCCTCGTCGCGCTCTTGCTTTGCTTTACGGTTGCTATCGTTTCGGCCTTTGCATCCTCGACCGCGCTGCTAGGCGCCATCATCCCGCTCGCTGTTCCGTTCCTGCTGCAAGGACACGTCAGCGCCATCGGCGTGGTGGTGGCGATCGCGATCTCGACGACGATCGTCGATACCAGCCCATTTTCCACCAATGGCGCCCTTGTCGTCGCAAATGCACCGGATGACAGGCGAGAGCGGGTGCTGCGACAGCTGCTGATCTACAGCGCGCTGATCGCGATCATCGGCCCGATCGTCGCATGGGCGGTGTTCGTCGTGCCGGGGGTGGTTTGA
- a CDS encoding carbon-nitrogen hydrolase family protein encodes MGNVNFKAAAAHIAVVYLDPQASAEKACSVIAEAARNGASLVVFSESFLPGFPVWAALYPPIQSHGHFKRFLNASVYVDGPEIERVRKAASDNGVFVSIGFSERNPASVAGLWNSNVLISDTGEILIHHRKLVATFFEKLVWDPGDGAGLVVANTRIGRIGGLICGENTNPLARYSLMTQAEQVHISTFPPIWPTRVPTESDNYDNRAANRIRASAHCFEAKCFGIVVAGRLDEGARRSIALDDPTIAAIIDAGPRASSFFLGPTGAPIGDEMIDEGIGYAHIDLDDCVEPKRFHDVVAGYNRFDIFDVTVNRRRRKPIRFLEGRAVEALTAPEAMGLPE; translated from the coding sequence ATGGGAAACGTGAACTTCAAGGCCGCCGCTGCTCATATTGCCGTCGTTTATCTCGATCCCCAAGCGAGCGCGGAGAAAGCTTGTTCGGTAATCGCAGAGGCTGCGCGAAACGGCGCATCGCTTGTGGTATTTTCGGAGAGCTTTCTTCCCGGGTTTCCTGTCTGGGCGGCACTTTACCCACCCATCCAATCGCACGGACATTTCAAACGCTTCTTGAATGCTTCCGTATACGTGGACGGACCTGAAATCGAGCGTGTGCGGAAAGCTGCGTCCGACAACGGTGTTTTCGTTTCAATCGGTTTCTCCGAGCGCAACCCGGCAAGTGTCGCAGGTCTGTGGAATAGCAATGTCCTGATTTCCGATACGGGTGAGATCCTGATCCACCATCGAAAGCTGGTCGCAACTTTCTTCGAGAAACTGGTTTGGGATCCCGGCGACGGCGCAGGTCTGGTTGTCGCAAATACAAGAATTGGCCGTATTGGTGGTCTCATTTGCGGGGAGAACACAAACCCACTCGCGCGCTACAGTCTGATGACGCAGGCCGAGCAGGTTCATATAAGCACTTTTCCGCCGATCTGGCCCACTCGCGTTCCGACGGAGAGCGACAACTACGACAACCGGGCAGCCAACCGCATTCGGGCCTCAGCCCATTGTTTCGAGGCCAAGTGCTTCGGCATCGTCGTCGCCGGTCGGTTGGATGAAGGCGCACGCAGATCTATTGCTTTGGATGATCCCACAATCGCGGCGATCATAGATGCCGGTCCGCGGGCCAGCAGCTTTTTCCTTGGGCCAACTGGGGCGCCAATTGGTGATGAAATGATCGATGAAGGTATCGGCTATGCCCATATCGATCTCGACGACTGTGTTGAGCCCAAGCGGTTTCACGACGTCGTTGCTGGTTACAACCGCTTCGATATTTTTGACGTCACTGTCAACCGGAGACGCCGAAAGCCGATCAGATTTTTAGAAGGCCGCGCTGTGGAGGCTCTAACGGCCCCCGAGGCGATGGGTTTGCCGGAGTAA
- a CDS encoding RidA family protein — translation MSRRTVNASNAAAVGPYSHATWAGDLLFCSGQTPPDPSTGKLVDGNVADQTHQCFDNLFQVLEAAGLEPDDVVSVNVYLTDMDDFAQMNEIYATRFSSPYPARTTIGCTSIPLGARIEIGLTAKWNS, via the coding sequence ATGTCAAGACGAACTGTGAATGCTTCGAACGCTGCGGCAGTAGGACCGTATTCGCACGCGACATGGGCCGGCGACTTACTGTTCTGCTCCGGCCAGACTCCGCCTGATCCGAGCACCGGCAAACTTGTCGACGGCAATGTCGCCGATCAGACCCACCAGTGTTTCGATAATCTGTTTCAGGTCCTGGAGGCTGCAGGCCTCGAGCCGGATGATGTCGTATCCGTCAACGTCTATCTCACCGACATGGACGACTTCGCTCAGATGAACGAGATTTACGCCACACGGTTTTCATCGCCCTACCCTGCCCGCACCACAATCGGCTGCACCAGCATCCCGCTTGGTGCACGCATTGAAATCGGTCTAACAGCAAAATGGAACTCGTGA
- a CDS encoding LysR family transcriptional regulator, producing MATAIDHLDWDDPKLFLIVVRCKSVTGAARELKVSHSTVSRRLARLEYTVGGALVERTKDGLLLTAAGLVTMRRAEEIENGVNALRSDVCNRDEIRGTVRLATMEGIATLYLSERLVELSSRYPDLDLELVTSPQTVRVARREADLFLSFFKPHGTSLDSQLIGRFKTGLFASQAYLKRNGVPSDAADLSNHRFVGYIEELVQLESVLWLEELVPAPKIAFSSNSMMSQMFAASAGAGIVALPEFARSLNLGLVPVLDELSGEREIWMSAHQDLAYLPRVRAVKQFLKKLVRRDEQRLLRNAPWSS from the coding sequence ATGGCGACTGCAATCGACCATCTTGATTGGGACGATCCCAAACTCTTCCTCATCGTCGTCCGGTGCAAGAGCGTGACCGGAGCAGCCCGGGAACTGAAAGTCAGCCACTCCACCGTATCTCGTCGGCTTGCTCGTCTGGAATACACGGTTGGCGGCGCACTCGTCGAACGGACCAAGGACGGACTTTTGCTGACAGCGGCCGGGCTGGTTACAATGCGGCGAGCGGAGGAAATCGAGAACGGCGTGAATGCGCTTCGAAGCGACGTGTGCAATCGTGACGAAATTCGCGGCACAGTCAGATTAGCCACTATGGAGGGCATCGCAACGCTTTATCTCTCAGAGCGCCTCGTTGAACTCAGTAGCCGATACCCTGATCTTGACCTTGAGCTTGTAACATCACCGCAAACGGTTCGGGTCGCTCGCCGGGAAGCCGATCTGTTCCTAAGCTTCTTCAAACCCCACGGAACTTCTCTCGACAGTCAGCTGATCGGACGGTTCAAGACCGGCTTGTTCGCTTCGCAGGCCTACCTGAAGCGCAATGGCGTTCCCTCTGACGCGGCGGATCTTAGCAACCACCGATTCGTCGGCTATATCGAGGAGCTGGTCCAGCTCGAAAGCGTTCTATGGCTGGAGGAACTGGTACCCGCCCCAAAAATCGCGTTCAGCTCAAACAGCATGATGTCGCAGATGTTCGCAGCGTCTGCGGGCGCAGGAATAGTAGCCCTTCCCGAATTCGCACGCAGTCTGAACCTCGGTCTCGTTCCAGTGCTCGACGAGTTGAGCGGCGAACGTGAGATCTGGATGTCGGCACATCAGGACTTGGCTTATCTCCCGAGAGTGAGAGCCGTAAAGCAGTTCCTGAAAAAGCTGGTTCGTCGAGACGAACAACGACTTCTGAGAAACGCACCCTGGTCTTCGTGA
- a CDS encoding aminotransferase class V-fold PLP-dependent enzyme, translating to MSEISRDAPKTLDLPRLRADTPGTENRNHLNNAGAALMPSPVIDAVIGYLSREGEIGGYEAAAEANSLLEGAYDSLATFVNCSRDEIAIAENATIAWQRAFYSLSFGPGDRILTASAEFAANYVAFLQVAKRTGVSIEVIPNDASGVLDPDALAKMIDERVRLIAVTWIPTNDGLINPAAAIGRIARETGILYLLDACQAAGQTAIDVKSLGCDILTATGRKFLRAPRGTGFMYMRKSVLETIEPAMIDLYGAPWTAPNRYELRPDARRFETWEKNYSVRLGLRAAVDYALAIGVENIEERCNHLSSKLREGLRGMHAVTVHDLGAPLASIISFTVSGWDSPAVMAYLTGKGINVSVSPPSSTPVDAHERQLPPVVRASPHYYNTEEEIDAFLEAMASLARS from the coding sequence ATGTCGGAAATAAGCCGCGACGCTCCCAAGACTTTGGACCTCCCTCGTCTGCGTGCTGATACCCCCGGCACAGAGAACAGAAACCATCTGAACAATGCTGGGGCGGCGCTGATGCCGAGCCCGGTGATCGATGCAGTGATTGGGTACCTGAGCCGGGAGGGCGAAATCGGAGGTTACGAGGCGGCAGCGGAGGCCAACTCCTTGTTAGAGGGAGCCTATGACAGCTTGGCCACTTTCGTAAACTGCTCTCGCGACGAGATAGCGATAGCTGAAAACGCGACGATCGCCTGGCAGCGCGCGTTTTACTCCCTCTCTTTTGGACCTGGGGACCGGATCCTGACGGCAAGTGCCGAATTTGCAGCCAACTACGTCGCCTTTCTCCAGGTTGCCAAGCGTACCGGCGTTTCGATCGAAGTCATTCCGAATGACGCGTCTGGCGTCCTCGATCCCGACGCGCTGGCGAAAATGATTGATGAGCGCGTTCGGTTGATAGCAGTCACCTGGATCCCGACGAACGACGGACTTATCAATCCAGCAGCAGCGATCGGTCGAATAGCACGAGAAACCGGCATTCTCTATCTGCTCGACGCATGCCAAGCTGCGGGCCAAACCGCGATCGATGTTAAGTCGCTGGGCTGCGACATCCTTACGGCCACTGGTAGGAAGTTTCTCCGTGCGCCGCGGGGAACGGGTTTCATGTACATGCGCAAATCCGTCCTGGAGACGATCGAGCCAGCGATGATCGACCTCTACGGCGCGCCCTGGACTGCGCCTAATCGATACGAATTGCGACCCGATGCGAGACGCTTTGAAACGTGGGAGAAGAACTATTCGGTTCGTCTCGGCCTGCGGGCGGCAGTGGATTACGCGCTCGCCATTGGGGTTGAAAACATCGAGGAGCGTTGCAACCACCTTTCATCCAAGCTTCGCGAGGGCCTGAGAGGGATGCATGCCGTAACCGTACATGATCTGGGGGCGCCGCTTGCTTCCATCATCTCATTCACCGTTAGCGGCTGGGACTCGCCAGCCGTCATGGCTTATCTGACTGGCAAAGGAATCAACGTCTCGGTTTCCCCGCCCTCCAGTACACCGGTTGATGCCCATGAGCGACAGCTTCCGCCTGTCGTACGAGCGTCGCCACATTATTATAATACCGAGGAAGAGATCGATGCCTTCCTCGAGGCGATGGCCAGCCTTGCCCGTAGCTAA
- a CDS encoding cytochrome P450 family protein, translated as MRVENDPSDVIGVSVAPTQLDNLSSAILQQGGMARVSLPGDVVTWAAGGHQTLSRMLSDERFNRDWRQWRALQDGEIPENHPLIEMCKVDNMVTAHGADHRRLRGLLSRSFTPSRIAMLALRIEQCVDRLLAEMAQRGGSADLMSEFAIPLPTNVIAELFGLPDEQREEIVALTYSRANTSATAAEVRQTRQRIPEFFRRLIALKRGQLGDDLASALILARDNGELVSDTELIDMLFMVLSAGFVTTTGVIGNGVLALLTHPQQLHLVRSGQVPWSQAIEEILRWGSAVANLPFRYATQDVEIDGCTVRRGDAVLMAFHAANRDEKAFGPGADRFDVTRRHNPHLSFGKGPHFCLGAALARLELRCTFTALFGRLEDLALTIAAEDVVYMPSYVIRCPQRLPVTFRPSIA; from the coding sequence ATGCGCGTAGAAAACGATCCTTCTGATGTGATCGGTGTGTCGGTCGCTCCCACGCAACTTGATAATCTGTCTTCTGCGATTCTGCAGCAGGGGGGGATGGCGCGAGTGTCGCTGCCAGGCGATGTGGTGACCTGGGCGGCAGGCGGTCACCAGACGCTCAGCCGGATGCTTTCCGACGAGCGTTTCAACAGGGACTGGCGACAGTGGCGGGCGCTCCAGGACGGCGAGATTCCCGAGAATCATCCGCTGATCGAGATGTGCAAAGTGGACAACATGGTCACGGCGCATGGCGCCGATCACCGGCGCTTGCGCGGCCTGCTGTCCAGAAGCTTCACGCCCAGTCGTATCGCCATGCTGGCGCTACGGATCGAACAATGCGTCGATCGACTCCTAGCCGAGATGGCGCAGCGCGGCGGCAGTGCCGATCTGATGAGCGAGTTCGCCATTCCGCTGCCCACCAACGTGATCGCCGAACTGTTCGGTTTGCCGGACGAACAGCGCGAGGAGATCGTCGCGCTCACCTACAGCCGGGCTAACACCTCCGCGACAGCCGCAGAGGTGCGACAGACGCGGCAGCGCATCCCGGAGTTCTTCCGTCGCCTGATCGCGCTCAAGCGGGGCCAGCTCGGCGACGATCTGGCTTCGGCCCTAATCCTCGCGCGCGACAACGGCGAGCTCGTTTCCGACACCGAGCTCATCGACATGCTGTTCATGGTGCTCTCTGCGGGCTTCGTGACCACCACCGGCGTCATCGGCAATGGCGTGCTGGCATTGCTGACGCATCCGCAGCAACTGCACCTGGTGCGCAGCGGCCAAGTTCCGTGGTCACAGGCGATCGAGGAGATCCTGCGCTGGGGCAGCGCAGTGGCCAATCTGCCGTTCCGCTATGCCACCCAGGACGTGGAGATCGACGGATGCACGGTCCGCCGCGGCGACGCCGTCCTGATGGCATTCCATGCGGCGAACCGGGACGAAAAGGCCTTCGGTCCCGGCGCCGACAGGTTCGATGTCACCCGGCGGCACAACCCGCACCTGTCGTTCGGCAAGGGGCCGCATTTCTGCCTGGGCGCTGCGCTGGCGCGCCTGGAATTGCGCTGCACCTTCACCGCGCTGTTCGGACGGCTGGAGGATCTGGCGCTGACCATCGCCGCGGAGGACGTCGTCTACATGCCGTCTTACGTCATTCGCTGCCCGCAGCGCCTGCCGGTCACCTTCCGCCCTTCCATCGCTTAG